The Brienomyrus brachyistius isolate T26 unplaced genomic scaffold, BBRACH_0.4 scaffold51, whole genome shotgun sequence genome includes a window with the following:
- the LOC125723821 gene encoding sodium/bile acid cotransporter-like — MVSLGCTMEIPKIKTYMLKPREVLLAVLMQYGIMPLTAFLMAKVFQLSPLEAVTVLICGCSPGGNLSNVLALAFQGDMNLSIVMTTCSTVLALGMMPLLLYLYCKGIPNIQNAVPFLGIFIALLMTLLPCAIGIVINHRFPRFSHIITKMGMGILLVSAVIIAILIGMTIGSEIMLIMTPPLIATASLMPLTGYVLGYLLSTAFRFSGPCRRTVSMETGCQNIQLCATILKVAFSPDTIGRLYLFPFLYFLFQAGEPLLLAVLLRCYQKLSVPADAVKPEEKHEYLSVDNKIPEEKGPKI, encoded by the exons ATGGTGTCCTTGGGTTGCACCATGGAAATTCCCAAGATCAAGACCTACATGCTGAAGCCCAGGGAAGTGCTCCTTGCTGTGTTGATGCAGTATGGCATTATGCCTCTCACGGCCTTCCTTATGGCCAAGGTCTTCCAGCTCAGCCCTTTGGAGGCTGTGACTGTGCTGATCTGTGGCTGCTCTCCAGGTGGAAACCTGTCCAACGTCCTGGCCTTGGCTTTTCAAGGTGATATGAACCTCAG CATTGTGATGACCACCTGCTCAACCGTACTGGCCCTGGGCATGATGCCACTACTCCTGTACCTGTACTGCAAAGGGATCCCAAATATACAGAATGCTGTGCCCTTCTTGGGTATCTTCATTGCCCTGCTCATGACACTTCTGCCATGCGCCATTGGCATAGTCATTAACCACAGATTTCCTCGCTTCTCACATATCATCACAAAG ATGGGAATGGGCATCCTGCTGGTCTCTGCAGTGATAATCGCCATCCTCATTGGCATGACAATCGGAAGCGAGATAATGCTAATAATGACGCCCCCGCTGATAGCCACAGCGTCTTTGATGCCTCTCACTGGATATGTTCTCGGCTACCTGCTGTCTACAGCCTTCAGGTTCAGTGGCCC ATGCAGAAGAacagtttctatggaaactggcTGTCAGAATATCCAGCTTTGTGCCACCATCCTGAAGGTCGCATTTTCCCCAGACACCATTGGCCGTCTCTACCTCTTCCCGTTCCTCTACTTCCTCTTTCAGGCTGGAGAGCCTCTGCTTCTTGCTGTCCTCCTCAGGTGTTACCAGAAACTTTCCGTCCCAGCGGATGCTGTGAAGCCAGAAG AGAAGCATGAGTACCTGTCTGTGGACAATAAAATACCGGAGGAGAAGGGACCAAAGATCTAA
- the LOC125723772 gene encoding cell death regulator Aven-like, whose translation MEARPRRGRGDSNRRRGGDGGVEKVMPGEYRGRGRGTHRGRERRDHRGRGRRAPEAEPKIQDDANNLEDVEDEAAAVFSKRKLESNWSRYEAAEESERNEEQPTQRGADYHALLASAGDSYTQFQFAEEKDWELDSLANNQMGILFMDIQAVAQSLQLLPLCHKLNLEPELAQVTMPSELPIKPLKVRQEACMTEQPKAAGTAHRGFGGLGAPTVAVPGSHKIQGLPPRGISAPSSEPEVADEELDFLLNLQHPATNMKNTEAESKQTVEVPERPPVGDTIVEPEPVKKPAQTEEDLEDWLDSMIS comes from the exons ATGGAGGCACGACCAAGGCGGGGGCGAGGGGATAGTAATAGAAGGAGAGGTGGTGATGGAGGGGTTGAAAAGGTGATGCCGGGGGAGTACAGAGGACGAGGAAGGGGCACCCACCGAGGAAGGGAGAGAAGAGACCATCGGGGCAGGGGGCGACGGGCACCGGAGGCGGAGCCG AAGATCCAAGATGATGCTAACAACCTGGAAGATGTTGAAGATGAAGCTGCTGCAGTTTTCTCCAAGAGAAAGCTGGAGTCCAACTGGAGCCGTTATGAGGCTGCGGAGGAGAGTGAGCGGAACGAGGAGCAGCCCACACAGCGGGGAGCAGACTACCACGCTCTGCTTGCTTCAGCAG GTGATTCCTACACACAGTTCCAGTTTGCCGAAGAGAAGGATTGGGAGCTGGATTCACTGGCTAACAATCAG ATGGGCATCTTGTTCATGGACATCCAGGCCGTCGCTCAGTCCCTCCAGCTGCTCCCGCTCTGCCACAAACTGAACCTGGAGCCAGAACTTGCCCAG GTGACAATGCCCTCGGAGCTTCCCATAAAGCCGCTGAAGGTCCGACAGGAGGCGTGCATGACGGAACAGCCTAAGGCCGCTGGCACCGCTCACCGAGGCTTTGGGGGCCTGGGCGCTCCTACTGTGGCTGTACCAGGCTCACACAAAATTCAAGGGCTTCCACCACGCGGGATCTCTGCACCCTCATCAGAACCAGAGGTTGCCGATGAGGAGCTGGATTTCCTTCTGAATTTACAGCATCCTGCCACCAACATGAAAAACACCGAAGCAGAATCCAAACAAACAGTGGAAGTTCCAG AGCGGCCTCCAGTAGGGGACACAATTGTGGAGCCAGAGCCAGTGAAGAAGCCAGCTCAAACAGAAGAGGACCTGGAGGATTGGCTGGACAGTATGATCTCCTGA
- the LOC125723771 gene encoding acyl-coenzyme A thioesterase 1-like translates to MRIYRILRRFSRSFYSTPTVMDFRPRLQILPSRKSLFDEPLQIKVDGLIPEQRVELRAKLTDDRGVLFKSSAAYNADFSGTVDLGTSSSLGGSYTGIEPMGLFWSMTPEKPCSRLMIKDASSYLLVNIEVINGSDLGHALASETVERGFMAKGTRRLPVKVGRIRGTLFVPPGPGPFPGVLDLYTFGGGLTETRGSLLANKGYVVLCLAYYNYGDLPKSVSHFDLEYFEEALMFLRSQPEVRGPGVGIISISKGADLALSIASLLPGVSATVWINGCNANVMLPLHYKDMVIPPLIPDFSKITLAQPGILDVRESVTDPMAERSRSTIIPVERASCRFLLVASEDDKNWNSCLFAEQAATRLKVHGKNNFEVIKYPKAGHFLEVPYMPHYPFGIHPVVGKVVAYGGNAKGHADAHLELWRRIQVFFQEHLASGSHKAVL, encoded by the exons ATGCGGATCTATAGAATACTACGTCGTTTTAGTCGATCGTTTTATAGTACACCAACTGTAATGGATTTTCGGCCTCGTTTGCAGATTCTTCCAAGCCGCAAGAGTCTCTTTGATGAGCCGCTGCAAATAAAAGTGGACGGTCTTATTCCGGAGCAGCGAGTGGAGCTGAGAGCCAAGCTAACTGATGACAGAGGCGTACTTTTTAAGTCATCTGCTGCATATAACGCAGACTTCAGCGGTACTGTTGATTTAGGAACCTCAAGTTCTCTGGGTGGCAGCTACACAGGCATTGAACCTATGGGACTGTTCTGGTCTATGACGCCAGAAAAACCCTGCTCCAGACTTATGATTAAGGACGCATCGAGTTACCTTCTGGTCAATATCGAAGTAATTAATGGCTCGGATTTGGGACATGCACTTGCAAGTGAAACTGTGGAAAGAGGATTCATGGCGAAAGGAACTCGCAGGTTACCCGTAAAAGTTGGAAGAATACGGGGAACCTTGTTTGTACCACCGG GACCTGGTCCATTCCCAGGGGTTCTTGATTTGTACACATTCGGTGGTGGCTTGACAGAGACGCGGGGAAGCCTGCTAGCAAACAAAGGCTATGTGGTTTTGTGTCTGGCGTACTACAATTATGGCGATTTGCCCAAGTCTGTCAGCCATTTTGATCTGGAATACTTTGAAGAAGCCCTGATGTTTCTCCGGAGTCAGCCTGAG GTCAGAGGTCCTGGAGTTGGGATTATTTCAATCTCCAAAGGTGCAGATCTGGCCTTGTCAATAGCCTCATTGCTCCCTGGTGTGTCTGCCACTGTTTGGATCAATGGCTGCAATGCCAATGTCATGTTACCTTTGCACTACAAAGACATGGTCATCCCTCCACTCATCCCTGATTTCAGCAAAATAACCTTAGCACAACCTGGAATTCTGGATGTGCGGGAGTCTGTGACTGACCCCATGGCAGAGAGAAGTCGATCTACCATTATCCCTGTTGAAAGGGCCAGTTGCAGGTTCCTCCTTGTGGCATCTGAGGATGACAAAAATTGGAACAGCTGCCTCTTTGCAGAGCAGGCTGCCACACGACTGAAGGTTCACGGGAAAAACAACTTCGAGGTTATAAAGTATCCAAAGGCAGGCCACTTCCTGGAAGTTCCCTACATGCCACATTATCCTTTTGGTATTCATCCTGTTGTAGGCAAAGTTGTGGCATATGGGGGTAATGCAAAGGGCCATGCAGATGCACACTTGGAACTTTGGAGAAGAATTCAGGTGTTTTTCCAGGAGCATCTTGCTAGTGGTTCCCATAAAGCTGTATTGTAA